In Ostrinia nubilalis chromosome 12, ilOstNubi1.1, whole genome shotgun sequence, one DNA window encodes the following:
- the LOC135076877 gene encoding microtubule-associated protein tau isoform X3: MEANIANRAPVEARPPSATPLGSELPAPTQPAPRPPLARADSRSSFQLPPRPGGPQAPARPQFQPGGPVTAPPQFGIRPGTPTPRGQPPPGPTGSPQARPPPLRPFGPQSIAPQGPRPLQSPTSGQPPQRVPPPNNLQFGPRQPPQFGATTPDAVRLPAQPNNGSVKNGVTGPVPAQLPRQPSQGSLRGIDPINGNQNKLTNLENQNLTNNDNQNAKHSENGVEMAGIPKGRSYSIAAAPGAPNPLKAYDDRRKSVSALGGRNEEFGSKSPALGFIQEGKIESKEHVTGSQESLRSETSHEVGKDISDRPESRLSDSKMTESFIGSLPTIKKKLDDDDDVILQNTSTPVKNGTINNQNQNKVDMSDRSPSLTRSEESPEPKQVSQSPLSNKSQSVTPEPQRPKTPKTEMKPLGDSGKDIKPAVTPSKTAPKSPNLETKPPMPVQKKPNELNTSITPADSKKSTPRKVASAPKARPKDGDNDSGVDESTQGNDVNGSPGSPNKKIPSKLPMKEKSSNSLKQSLSRSSSKSATAKTPENPLPTEKKKVPMNKVQVGSAPSPNIKAVKSKIGSLENATYKPGGGKVKIENRKIDFNNVTPKIAAKNEAYAPSGGAKKITTTKLEWNAKSKIGSLQNAAYKPGGGDKKIETVKLDFKDKAKPKVASTVNITHKPGGGAIKSPLPPPQPPKSDENLNQQPC; the protein is encoded by the exons ATGGAAGCTAACATCGCGAACCGG GCTCCAGTGGAAGCTCGACCTCCGAGTGCAACTCCACTTGGCTCAGAGTTGCCCGCTCCGACACAACCTGCTCCTCGACCGCCTCTTGCTAGAGCCGATTCAAGATCATCATTCCAATTGCCACCACGACCGGGAGGTCCTCAGGCACCGGCTAGACCCCAGTTTCAACCAGGAGGACCCGTGACTGCCCCGCCGCAGTTCGGTATACGGCCTGGTACTCCGACGCCGCGAGGTCAACCTCCTCCAGGGCCAACCGGCTCTCCCCAAGCACGACCGCCACCCTTACGTCCATTTGGACCCCAGTCTATCGCACCTCAGGGTCCAAGACCCTTACAATCACCGACCTCAGGACAACCACCTCAAAGGGTTCCACCACCCAATAATTTGCAATTTGGTCCAAGACAACCTCCTCAGTTTGGAGCTACTACTCCGGACGCTGTTCGTCTACCAGCGCAACCTAATAACGGATCTGTTAAAAACGGAGTGACAGGGCCTGTACCTGCCCAACTACCGAGACAACCATCACAAGGTTCTCTACGTGGTATTGATCCCATAAACGGAAACCAAAACAAGTTAACCAATCTGGAGAACCAAAACCTCACAAACAATGACAACCAAAATGCAAAGCACTCAGAAAATGGCGTTGAGATGGCTGGCATCCCTAAAGGCCGGAGCTATAGCATTGCAGCGGCTCCTGGTGCACCCAATCCTCTTAAAGCATACGATGATCGGCGAAAGTCGGTCTCCGCGCTCGGAGGCCGAAACGAAGAATTCGGAAGCAAGAGCCCGGCACTAGGTTTCATTCAAGAGGGAAAGATAGAAAGTAAGGAACATGTCACCGGTTCTCAAGAAAGCCTCCGATCAGAAACATCTCATGAAGTCGGTAAAGATATTTCTGACCGACCAGAATCTCGTCTATCAGATTCGAAAATGACTGAATCCTTTATTGGTTCTCTCCCtacaataaagaaaaaattggacgacgacgacgatgTTATTCTGCAAAACACCTCAACTCCCGTTAAAAATGGTACCATCAATAACCAAAATCAAAACAAAGTTGACATGTCTGACCGTTCTCCTTCCTTGACCAGAAGCGAAGAATCGCCAGAACCCAAACAGGTATCACAAAGTCCGTTGTCAAACAAATCTCAAAGCGTAACGCCGGAACCTCAACGTCCTAAAACACCAAAAACTGAAATGAAACCATTGGGTGATTCTGGAAAAGATATAAAACCTGCTGTTACTCCAAGCAAAACTGCTCCGAAATCCCCAAATTTGGAGACAAAGCCCCCCATGCCAGTGCAAAAGAAGCCCAATGAGCTAAATACTTCGATCACTCCTGCAGATTCCAAGAAATCTACTCCACGTAAAGTGGCTTCGGCTCCTAAAGCTCGCCCGAAAG ACGGAGACAATGACAGTGGTGTGGATGAATCGACACAAGGAAAT GATGTCAATGGTTCTCCGGGTTCGCCTAACAAGAAAATCCCAAGCAAGTTGCCCATGAAAGAGAAGTCCAGTAACAGCCTGAAACAGAGTCTCTCTCGGTCTTCGAGCAAGAGTGCGACTGCCAAGACACCAGAAAATCCATTGCCCACAGAGAAGAAAA AGGTACCTATGAATAAGGTACAAGTTGGCAGTGCTCCATCTCCTAACATCAAAGCTGTGAAGTCAAAGATCGGTTCCCTGGAGAACGCCACATACAAACCTGGCGGTGGAAAAGTCAAGATTGAGAATAGGAAAATTGACTTCAACAATGTTACACCGAAGATCGCAGctaaaaacgaagcttatgctCCAAGTGGTGGGGCTAAGAAG ATCACAACCACCAAGCTGGAATGGAATGCGAAGTCGAAAATAGGTTCCCTGCAGAACGCTGCATACAAACCCGGGGGCGGTGATAAGAAGATCGAAACTGTGAAATTGGATTTCAAGGACAAAGCTAAACCGAAAGTAGCATCTACGGTCAACATCACCCACAAGCCAGGCGGCGGCGCTATTAAG
- the LOC135076877 gene encoding microtubule-associated protein tau isoform X1 — MEANIANRAPVEARPPSATPLGSELPAPTQPAPRPPLARADSRSSFQLPPRPGGPQAPARPQFQPGGPVTAPPQFGIRPGTPTPRGQPPPGPTGSPQARPPPLRPFGPQSIAPQGPRPLQSPTSGQPPQRVPPPNNLQFGPRQPPQFGATTPDAVRLPAQPNNGSVKNGVTGPVPAQLPRQPSQGSLRGIDPINGNQNKLTNLENQNLTNNDNQNAKHSENGVEMAGIPKGRSYSIAAAPGAPNPLKAYDDRRKSVSALGGRNEEFGSKSPALGFIQEGKIESKEHVTGSQESLRSETSHEVGKDISDRPESRLSDSKMTESFIGSLPTIKKKLDDDDDVILQNTSTPVKNGTINNQNQNKVDMSDRSPSLTRSEESPEPKQVSQSPLSNKSQSVTPEPQRPKTPKTEMKPLGDSGKDIKPAVTPSKTAPKSPNLETKPPMPVQKKPNELNTSITPADSKKSTPRKVASAPKARPKDGDNDSGVDESTQGNDVNGSPGSPNKKIPSKLPMKEKSSNSLKQSLSRSSSKSATAKTPENPLPTEKKKVPMNKVQVGSAPSPNIKAVKSKIGSLENATYKPGGGKVKIENRKIDFNNVTPKIAAKNEAYAPSGGAKKITTTKLEWNAKSKIGSLQNAAYKPGGGDKKIETVKLDFKDKAKPKVASTVNITHKPGGGAIKSTVAKNGTRAIENQKLEFKAQSKVGSLDNVKHKPGGGDIKIFDDKEYIKQIGQSPVPDARAHSRQESPLPPPQPPKSDENLNQQPC, encoded by the exons ATGGAAGCTAACATCGCGAACCGG GCTCCAGTGGAAGCTCGACCTCCGAGTGCAACTCCACTTGGCTCAGAGTTGCCCGCTCCGACACAACCTGCTCCTCGACCGCCTCTTGCTAGAGCCGATTCAAGATCATCATTCCAATTGCCACCACGACCGGGAGGTCCTCAGGCACCGGCTAGACCCCAGTTTCAACCAGGAGGACCCGTGACTGCCCCGCCGCAGTTCGGTATACGGCCTGGTACTCCGACGCCGCGAGGTCAACCTCCTCCAGGGCCAACCGGCTCTCCCCAAGCACGACCGCCACCCTTACGTCCATTTGGACCCCAGTCTATCGCACCTCAGGGTCCAAGACCCTTACAATCACCGACCTCAGGACAACCACCTCAAAGGGTTCCACCACCCAATAATTTGCAATTTGGTCCAAGACAACCTCCTCAGTTTGGAGCTACTACTCCGGACGCTGTTCGTCTACCAGCGCAACCTAATAACGGATCTGTTAAAAACGGAGTGACAGGGCCTGTACCTGCCCAACTACCGAGACAACCATCACAAGGTTCTCTACGTGGTATTGATCCCATAAACGGAAACCAAAACAAGTTAACCAATCTGGAGAACCAAAACCTCACAAACAATGACAACCAAAATGCAAAGCACTCAGAAAATGGCGTTGAGATGGCTGGCATCCCTAAAGGCCGGAGCTATAGCATTGCAGCGGCTCCTGGTGCACCCAATCCTCTTAAAGCATACGATGATCGGCGAAAGTCGGTCTCCGCGCTCGGAGGCCGAAACGAAGAATTCGGAAGCAAGAGCCCGGCACTAGGTTTCATTCAAGAGGGAAAGATAGAAAGTAAGGAACATGTCACCGGTTCTCAAGAAAGCCTCCGATCAGAAACATCTCATGAAGTCGGTAAAGATATTTCTGACCGACCAGAATCTCGTCTATCAGATTCGAAAATGACTGAATCCTTTATTGGTTCTCTCCCtacaataaagaaaaaattggacgacgacgacgatgTTATTCTGCAAAACACCTCAACTCCCGTTAAAAATGGTACCATCAATAACCAAAATCAAAACAAAGTTGACATGTCTGACCGTTCTCCTTCCTTGACCAGAAGCGAAGAATCGCCAGAACCCAAACAGGTATCACAAAGTCCGTTGTCAAACAAATCTCAAAGCGTAACGCCGGAACCTCAACGTCCTAAAACACCAAAAACTGAAATGAAACCATTGGGTGATTCTGGAAAAGATATAAAACCTGCTGTTACTCCAAGCAAAACTGCTCCGAAATCCCCAAATTTGGAGACAAAGCCCCCCATGCCAGTGCAAAAGAAGCCCAATGAGCTAAATACTTCGATCACTCCTGCAGATTCCAAGAAATCTACTCCACGTAAAGTGGCTTCGGCTCCTAAAGCTCGCCCGAAAG ACGGAGACAATGACAGTGGTGTGGATGAATCGACACAAGGAAAT GATGTCAATGGTTCTCCGGGTTCGCCTAACAAGAAAATCCCAAGCAAGTTGCCCATGAAAGAGAAGTCCAGTAACAGCCTGAAACAGAGTCTCTCTCGGTCTTCGAGCAAGAGTGCGACTGCCAAGACACCAGAAAATCCATTGCCCACAGAGAAGAAAA AGGTACCTATGAATAAGGTACAAGTTGGCAGTGCTCCATCTCCTAACATCAAAGCTGTGAAGTCAAAGATCGGTTCCCTGGAGAACGCCACATACAAACCTGGCGGTGGAAAAGTCAAGATTGAGAATAGGAAAATTGACTTCAACAATGTTACACCGAAGATCGCAGctaaaaacgaagcttatgctCCAAGTGGTGGGGCTAAGAAG ATCACAACCACCAAGCTGGAATGGAATGCGAAGTCGAAAATAGGTTCCCTGCAGAACGCTGCATACAAACCCGGGGGCGGTGATAAGAAGATCGAAACTGTGAAATTGGATTTCAAGGACAAAGCTAAACCGAAAGTAGCATCTACGGTCAACATCACCCACAAGCCAGGCGGCGGCGCTATTAAG TCAACAGTGGCAAAGAACGGAACCAGAGCA